ctgagctctccatgttttaccattttgaacaggaatgagggatttcaaactgaatttacccaaatttgagccggctcactgggcttctctgagaattcagaaattaatcaagcactaaaactcatttttctgttcaggaatgcaagtaaataactataatttgacatattaatcaagaaatattaatgtgctttactattttttaagtttttttgtaaatcagtaaatttgaaaattcatggataccaataataattatactttagcattaaaaatatcatctgggttaaagagcttctacatattggtgtattaaccattgcagaaacataaaaaatgattttggtaattaccaatgctgttaatttagggcagctgtggcataaaccttactctggttagggttagggtggtctaatacatttgttaagcactgtatgtttaaaaaaaaactaaatctaGCCTAAATTGTTACTTAGTTTTCAGTGGACATTCAGaatttgtgatatttctccactgtgagtaaatctgtcaaaatgcaatgcatctgcaTCTATTCTTCCTCTATGCAGTAGGAAGCAGGGACCCCGGTCTcagcagggtgcagagaacacactaccatgatttagtaccagacttagccaagaaaataaatgttggactaaaagtaaagactaaaatgtgaggactttttatggactaaagctagacaaacttaaaagggtagaaatgactaaaatggaactaaaactaaaactaaaatagctGACAAATTTAACCCATGCACCATAATTCTAATAACCATAAAATCAGTGCATGCATCCTTAAAATCAAACCAGATATATATTCTACATCAATTCTGTTCCACTCAGtgtaaaatgagtttaaatcagAGCACATAAAGGTTAATGTGAGGCCAGTAAAGCGTCTTCAGGTGCGCTGAGTCCTCGGTAGAGCAGCAGTCCTCGCTGCCTGCTGCAGTAATTGCCGCGCACTGCCTGCAGCCTGAGACGATAATAATGGAGTCCCGGGGTTTTTCCAAGCGTTGTAAAATAATTAGCTGGCGTGCCTCGGGGTTATGGCTCTGTTCGTTAAAATATTAATAGCCTCTAAACGATTTCCCTTTTTACAATAATAAGTCAAAACTCCCACATCTCGTGATTAAGTGGTTAACAACTATGGAAACACTTTAGGcccacaaaaatgtaaattcacACGAAGCTTTTGGCACGTCATCGTTAGCAGGCCACGGGCGTTTATCTGCATGCAGAATGAGCCTGAATTCAATGTTTAACATTAATATCATACACAAGCTTTAAttattaaagagcagtggttttagaaaacacactctctctctcgttAGTGAATCTTTAGATGTGTTTAATTCAATTTCACGTCCTACTTTGATTAAATGGTGGTCACATTCTTACTGCGGTGACATGAAGCCAAACAGGATTCATAGCTGATGATAATCAGCATCACctgctgctttttctctcttttgtttcaCGTGATGGGAAAAAGCCTCTCACCTTTGGCCATGTTCTCCAGGTCTCTCTCGCGCACGCTGATGTCGATGCGTAAAGCTCCATCTGCTGCGCAGAAACAACAACATTAATATTTACACCCAGAATAAAGTTCAGCAGGATTTTGGAAAAGCCTAAAAGGCTTCTGggaaataaataattattatttcaaaGATAATATGAACAACACCGAATAAATCAAGACCTTGTCTGTCCTTGTGCTCCTGATAGGATGCTGTGTGGCGCTGGTTCTGAGGCTCAGGCGCGTGATGAACACCTGAATAAAAAAAGggacatacatttttaagaacaaaaatttgcatttatgtaaaaagaaaaaagcttgaTTATTCCAATAATTACCGTTGGATCTGCTCGATTGTTTGGAGCCAAACGATGCAGGCTCACTGATGAGCACGTGGCCGTCTTTTCCATGAACGTAAACCTGGAAAACAAAGACGCACACACGTTTTTAATAATGCACAGCAATTACACCTCATTTACGGCCGTAATTCACCTAATTGAGGCCTTTATACATCAAAAACAAGACGCACAATTTGATGTGAAGATGTTTCCAAACAGATGCTTTCACCAAAAGACAATCATTTTAGGTAAAATTGCGaattattaattaaaataagacatttgGAAAGGGTTTTACGCGCCAGTTATCCTGGCGCGTAAAACCCCTTTTTTACGCGTAAAGCTTACTTTGTTTCATATTACCTGAttctattttgatttatttggagGAAAAACATCAGTCCAACTGCCTGCTCAGACAGCTTCCTCACTCAAATCAGCCCTCATAACTGAATCCATCCTTcctaataaaacataaacatttgattttttaaacatctttgtttAAATTGATCCTGATGACATTTTTATCggcctcctctcctctgtaaCCCATCAGCAGCTCCCCCCGCGGGGATCATTAAACTTTCATTTCATCTAATCTTACTTCATGAAGAGGAGAGCCATTACGCATCCGTCTGTCCTCCTCTGATGACCCGGTGCGCACGGAGTCCTCCGGTGATGCCGCTGCCGCTGCTCCGGGGCTGGAGGCTTCAGGCTGCTCCTGGCTCTCCTCAGCACCAGATGAGACCCGCTCCTGCacgggggaggaggaggagtcacGCTGCTCTCCTCCAGGTGAGATCCGGATGGGCTCGTCTTCGTCTTGCCCTCGGTTTGACTCCACGTCCACGTCCGGGTCTTCGTCGTCTTCATCCACCACGCTGTCTCTGTCCGGAGAGATGGATCTGTAGCTCGAGCTCTCGCTGATAAAATCCGGGGACAAGTAGCCAGCAGGGCGCGCGCCGAAGCCGTCCCGGTTGCCGTAGAGTTTGGCGATGGTCTCCGCGTCTTTGACCACAGGCCTGAAGGCTGAGATGTAGCTGATCTTCCTCTGATGGGTCTCGTCTCCTGATTTGTCCTCGTCGGTGCGGGTGGAGCAGGACTGGGAGCTGGAGCAGCGCTCTGCGTCCTGCTGATGGAGAGGGTGGTGGTTGGAGTCTTTGGGTGTGTGTGCGCCCCGGTCGCTTTGGTCAGATAAGTCGAGCTCGCTCTGTCGGACTCCTGGCAGCTCTGGAGGGGGTTTGGGTGGAGATCCCGGGTATGGCGGTATGGGGAGGCCTCCAGCTGTAGGCCAGAACATGGGGAAGGCGGGGTAGAGGGCGTCCTTAGCGCCAGGCCAAAACACGCCGGGCACGTTGGTTTTGGACGCGTCAGCCACTCCGTCGCTCTTCTTTGGACACAGGCCGTAGCTCGGGAAGCCGTAGGGGTGATGGGGGAACAGAGGAGGGGGGATTTTCTGGAGCATGCCAAAGCTCTTGCTGGGCACAGGGATGACCGGGTAGGTCCGCGCGCCGCCCGCCAAACTCAGGTTATTACTCCCCTGATCGTCGTCGCAGCGTAAAGTTTTGTGGGGGATCTCAGGGGAGCTTCTCTGAGCCAGACTGGACGAGGCCTGAGGTTTCATAGAAGAGGACATCCCTGAGCCGCTCATGGGCAGAGTCCTCTTTCTGCTCCCTCCATTAAACATGGCCTTTACGTCCTCCCACGCGTGGTTAACTTCCTCAGAGTTTTTGTCCGTCAGTTTCAGGTGGCGTCTCCATGAGTTGAAGTTGGCCGCGTCAGGCTGCAGGTATTTGGACTCTGCGGTGCGGTGGGAGTGGAAAATGAACTTATTAGGAGAGAAATACATGTTGCAGAAGCTGCACTTGATGCACTTCGCTCTGGAGCTGTTGTATCTGGCGGGGATGAAGCTGCCCCTGCAGCCCCACGCGCACTCGTGAGTGACATCGAACGCAAAATTCTCGGGCAGCTTCGGGGGGCTGTGCGCTCCCAGGAAGGACTTGCAGAGCCTCTCGGCCTCCCGCTTGGTGATCATGCCGCAGCGCCTGGAGGAGATGGGCATGGCCCCCGCGCGCCGCAGGAGCTCCAGCTGCACGGGGGTGCACTGCACGCAGGTGATGCCCAAAGCCACGCGGCGGTTGTGGATCTCGTTGTAGCTGTAGTTCTTCAGCAGAGTGTTAGAAATCTGCGCCAGGCACAGCCTCTCCTTACCGTCTATGACCAAACATACGATGGGCACCCCGTACAGGGAGGTCTCGCTCACTTGGTTGGGTCTAAGGGGGCTCGGGGTGGAGAAGCTCTGCGCGTCCTGCTTTGAACTCGGGGATGAGCTGGCGTCACGTCCCGCGTCTCGAAGCTGTCCGGGCGTCGACTCCATCCCTGGAAGCCTGTGGatcaaaaacacagaatgagTGTGTGCCAAAGCATCGACGTTTACACTGggttcttaaaaaataaatcagattattgctctgaaaattagataaatggAAATAGAGGATTTGTGTGCCTAGAAATGGgtacaataaataaacaatacGCACAATTTAACACACTAGAAATAATATATTTGATTACAatttaatgtgaataaaaaacaactcacATTTCTCgataattattaatattaattattctgaaagtggatttttggcctttaaatgCCAACTTATTGGTACAACAATTATTATCGATATGATTGAATCATGTAaattataagaaaaacatatgaaaaataaaacagctacaCTAACAGATTTTTGAAGGAGGCCTGAAAAGTGAAATCAACCCAGCGTCTCATTTATTCATTCTCCTATCTCCATCTCCTCCGCGCGCTCGGCCTCCTCCTCTCCCAGGTAATCCGGGTTCCTGTGCGGAGGAGgatctgctgctgctcttaTCTCCAAAATCGGCTCAGCACTTACGGGGCAACCGCTTAAGAATCACATAAGATCCTTAGGCGCGGATAAGGACAGAAGGGAAATGCAGCCTGAGCTGCAGCAATGCGCTTAGCAGAGAGGAAAAGAACAACTGTAAGCTGCTTTGCTGGTAATTACACAGATCCACGAGCGCGTCTTCCCATTGTTAATAAAAGACTAGCCCTATATATAATTAAAGCTTCTGCGCAGATTAACCTCAGCCATGTTCCTCGATATTATGGCGAGGCCTGTCCCACGGTCACCTGTGCGCACTTTTACGCACCACAGAGGCCGTAAAATGCACAATTAATATCCTGCAGCGacctaaataataacaacacaaCAGCTGCCATTAATCCGGCTATTTTGACCGATATttgaagagcaaaaacaccaaCATTCAAGCAGAATTATTAAGGGAACAAACGCAAAAGATTTGATggtaaattaataaataaaagacataCCTTCTCTCCTAAAAAGACGACACACTCCAACAGAGTTCTGGATCCAAAATGgttgataataaaaataaaaaagaggaaattaaGGCCCCAGTGAGTCCAGAGATAAATGTGTTCGCTCTGTCAGTAGAAActctttatttcagtttattttggcgcagcagcagcagacaggaCCTCCATCGCGCTGGATCCCGGGGAGGTGAATGGCGTGTAGACAGGAAGCACATggcacctctctctctctctctctctctctctctcttacatacactctctctcctgtcaTGTTGGTGTGTAATagctctccctccctctctttctctctcccaaAGACGTGCTGAGCGTCTACACCCCCGTTTGGATAATTCACAATTTCGCAGCTCTGACGCACAAATCAAAAACACGGACAATATCACGCACAATTAGACCCCCACTGATCCAAAATGGAGGACCATTTCGGCCCTTCGACTCCTGtttatgaatgtttttgttattgtttgtaattaattaaataatagCTTACACCGTCTCGGAAATCTGTGCGTAAAGAGGCCCACATTTGGCGAAATTAAAACTGGCAGAATGATGACCCCTGAGGCCAGTCAGGGACCCCTGAGAGGCCCTAAGACCCGATACTGGAAATCCTGGCCCATGTGATCATGAGCGAGCAGAGGAACAAGAGGCAGAGCGCGTGGCACTTCGGAGGGCAAGAATGACAAAAGGCCCGCGCGCGTTTATCATGTTACATGACCATCTGTCAGCCTGCCACGAGCGCAACGTAAGGCCCCGGAGACGCGAAGATGGGAGGAATTCTACCAAAATAAAACGTGAATAAAAGTAGCGCgagaagagtttaaaatgttcCTCAGAAATGACAATCAATCAAATGAGCCCCAGGCCAGCCTCCCTCGCtgtaaataaatatagaaatgtCTTTATGCCAGTGATGTAAAAGGTGACGATCGATCCCATTGGCTGCCTTTAACCCttcatttattattaataaCCTGATCGATGGCTGATCGGTTAATCACGCTGATGTCAGGAGTCGATACCTGCAGCAGGTGGATGCACAGAGGGATGATCAGTGTCTGAAAATGACAAGAAGATCATTTGTGAGGTGATAAATGAAGAAAGTATATTAATAATCATAAAGTATGAAAAAGAGCCAAACCTTCACACAGACCCCCACCCTATCCAGGAGAGAAACAAATATGATAAATGTGTTCTTTTTGAGCCAGAGCCCCCATAAACTAAAAGAAACCCTCCACCTCTGTTACAGTGTTGTGTAGCATGGGCCTGTAGATCAGGCCAGTAAAAGAGAAGTATGGATGTGTGAGATTCATCAGGAAGAATTCAGAATAAATCAGAGCAaactgcatgattttttttacctgataGACATAGTCACAGTTCTTAAAAAAGGCCCAGGTAAGCacatttaatcctaatctgATTAATAATTTTGCCAATGATctcaataaaacataaaaatctggACACAGTGACAGCtttaaaagtctgtttacaCACAGACTGCAGAGTGAAGTCTTTCTAACACACTCCTGAGAGAAATGCTGCAGTGTGATCCAGTTCAAATATATATTTGGCATGTTTTGTCCGAGGTGTGCCATGATGAATCAGTTTTCACTCTGGTGTATACGGTCTAAAAAAGAGGCTCGTCAGATTcttgtttgatattttcaaatattaaaaaaatcagaactgaCAATGAATCAAAGCTTCTGACAAATATTGAATCCAGTAAGTTCTAACTATCTTTTTTCTTCCCAAAATCattgaaagatttttaaaaaagcaccaaCCTCATAGTTTTCTGAGCCTTCCATCGACCTAGCTTTGAGAAAATAGTCCTAATGAATGAAGACTGTCAGTCTGTTTCAGTAGTGGAGtgcagagcagtgttaatttgggcagttttttaaatttcagtctttaaatgaaatgcattttagtttcagtcacatttcaTTAATTTCTATCCTTTGtagtgttagtctagttttagtccataaaaagtctgtggaaaaaaaaggctgtggaTGAAAAGTTTCAGTCGACAAACTTAACACTGTTGTAGGTTATATCGAGAATAGTCACATCTAAATACAGAGTATATGAATTAAGAGTATTCCTGCTTCTGTATGTACCACTACACCACTGTGTAGAAGTCATGATTTCAATAAATGACGGCACCCTTTAAGTcagaaaattatttttctccTATAACTGTATATTTATGACCTTTTCAAAGATAGCTTTCATCTTTACAATCCAATTTGATACTGAGTGCCTCAACTGCATGGAgataaaaaatacttaaaaaaaaaaccttacaaAATCTATTTCacttatctttttattattCCTGTTGGGTCTTTTATGCCTTTTCTCAGGTAGGATAGAGGATAGAgtcagagagagtgaggaaCCTCTATgggaaaagagccacaggctggatccAAACTCAGACCATCCGCCTTTGGGACAACAGCTTTTAGTTCAGTCCTATGCCCAACTTTTCCATTCACTACAAAACCAGCAATTTTAAAATGCTCACAACATTTGTCATAACTGATTACGCAAATGTTTTATAGTGGGAATGAATTTTTGGAGCAGGATTCGagttaaaacatgtttacatgtttattatCCACCACAACTTTCTCCTAAGTCCTCACATATTCTAATTTTGAACAATCATGCCGCCTACAGTAAGCTTATATGATTGACTACAAATAAGAAAGACTGAaagctgacctttgacccagaAAGTGCTCTTCTACAGAGTTCAGTACATCCTCCTTGCTGTATTAAAGTTAGTCCACACAGgcaggacttctctaactgagcaggtaacttcactcatggtgcaa
This sequence is a window from Cheilinus undulatus linkage group 1, ASM1832078v1, whole genome shotgun sequence. Protein-coding genes within it:
- the LOC121507848 gene encoding SKI family transcriptional corepressor 1 homolog-B-like, whose amino-acid sequence is MESTPGQLRDAGRDASSSPSSKQDAQSFSTPSPLRPNQVSETSLYGVPIVCLVIDGKERLCLAQISNTLLKNYSYNEIHNRRVALGITCVQCTPVQLELLRRAGAMPISSRRCGMITKREAERLCKSFLGAHSPPKLPENFAFDVTHECAWGCRGSFIPARYNSSRAKCIKCSFCNMYFSPNKFIFHSHRTAESKYLQPDAANFNSWRRHLKLTDKNSEEVNHAWEDVKAMFNGGSRKRTLPMSGSGMSSSMKPQASSSLAQRSSPEIPHKTLRCDDDQGSNNLSLAGGARTYPVIPVPSKSFGMLQKIPPPLFPHHPYGFPSYGLCPKKSDGVADASKTNVPGVFWPGAKDALYPAFPMFWPTAGGLPIPPYPGSPPKPPPELPGVRQSELDLSDQSDRGAHTPKDSNHHPLHQQDAERCSSSQSCSTRTDEDKSGDETHQRKISYISAFRPVVKDAETIAKLYGNRDGFGARPAGYLSPDFISESSSYRSISPDRDSVVDEDDEDPDVDVESNRGQDEDEPIRISPGGEQRDSSSSPVQERVSSGAEESQEQPEASSPGAAAAASPEDSVRTGSSEEDRRMRNGSPLHEVYVHGKDGHVLISEPASFGSKQSSRSNGVHHAPEPQNQRHTASYQEHKDRQADGALRIDISVRERDLENMAKEELQKQLVEQVELRKKLEREFQHLKDNFQDQMKRELSYREEMVQQLQIVRDTLCSELDQERKARYAIQQKLKEAHDALHHFSCKMLTPRQCTGACTFKPPLLPP